In the genome of Mucisphaera calidilacus, one region contains:
- the rplI gene encoding 50S ribosomal protein L9 — protein sequence MKQVELLLLESIDNLGLVGDVVKVKPGFARNYLLPRGFAEPPTEEKVAALADVRAKAAAEQERIRSEQEALIEKIAGYELTLERAANDQGVLFGGVSQHEIAESLREAGFAVEDRHIRIGNQVKRIDQYHIPVWLNKDLKTEITLNIVSDRPLDLDEEVEEAEEQGEHGETQAEAPADAPAEEKTEAAEA from the coding sequence ATGAAGCAGGTCGAACTGCTGCTGCTCGAATCCATCGATAACCTCGGACTCGTTGGCGACGTCGTCAAGGTCAAGCCCGGCTTCGCACGCAACTACCTGTTGCCCCGCGGCTTCGCCGAGCCTCCCACCGAAGAGAAGGTCGCCGCCCTCGCCGATGTCCGCGCCAAGGCCGCCGCCGAGCAGGAACGCATCCGCAGCGAGCAGGAAGCACTCATCGAGAAGATCGCCGGCTACGAGCTCACCCTCGAACGCGCCGCCAACGACCAGGGCGTGCTCTTCGGCGGTGTCTCGCAGCACGAGATCGCCGAGTCCCTCCGCGAGGCCGGCTTCGCCGTCGAAGACCGACACATCCGCATCGGCAACCAGGTCAAACGCATCGACCAGTACCACATCCCCGTGTGGCTCAACAAGGATCTCAAGACCGAGATCACCCTCAACATCGTCTCCGACCGACCCCTCGACCTCGACGAGGAAGTCGAAGAGGCCGAGGAGCAGGGCGAGCACGGCGAAACCCAGGCCGAAGCTCCCGCCGACGCACCGGCCGAAGAGAAGACCGAGGCCGCCGAGGCCTGA
- a CDS encoding single-stranded DNA-binding protein, translating to MPSFNRVVLMGNLTRDVELRMLPNNTAVADIGLAVNERYKSGQTGEWQDRANFFDCTAFGRTAENINRFFSKGKPILLEGKLRWESWEDREGNKRSKVKVVIESFEFVGARDSGGGGGGGGGGGRSQSRSSGNRNNGDDYDGGSSRGHEPIPEDDIPF from the coding sequence ATGCCGAGTTTCAATCGCGTCGTCCTCATGGGCAACCTCACCCGTGACGTCGAGCTGCGCATGCTGCCCAACAACACCGCCGTCGCCGACATCGGCCTCGCCGTCAACGAACGCTACAAGAGCGGGCAGACCGGCGAGTGGCAGGACCGTGCCAACTTCTTCGACTGCACCGCCTTCGGCCGAACCGCCGAGAACATCAACCGCTTCTTCAGCAAGGGCAAGCCCATCCTCCTCGAGGGCAAGCTCCGCTGGGAGTCCTGGGAAGACCGCGAGGGCAACAAACGCTCCAAGGTCAAGGTCGTCATCGAGTCCTTCGAGTTCGTCGGAGCACGCGACAGCGGCGGCGGCGGTGGTGGTGGCGGAGGCGGCGGACGAAGCCAGTCCCGCAGCTCGGGCAACCGCAACAACGGCGACGACTACGACGGCGGCAGCAGCCGCGGCCACGAGCCCATCCCCGAAGACGACATCCCGTTCTGA
- the rpsF gene encoding 30S ribosomal protein S6, whose amino-acid sequence MSDTAKVLYEAMFLAEQGAVATDFGGVVDHIRGLLERAEADIVVFRKWEERRLAYTINGQKRGTFFLALFKAPPAKLMDLENDCRLSEIVLRQMVLKADYMGETEIELALKDAEGAAELEAKLRDRREETPARSGAESLAVQAKPVAPAEEQAEAPQAEAETAVAEAEQAPAEDDTP is encoded by the coding sequence ATGTCCGATACCGCCAAGGTTCTTTACGAAGCCATGTTCCTCGCCGAGCAGGGCGCCGTCGCCACCGACTTCGGAGGCGTCGTCGATCACATTCGCGGCCTGCTCGAACGCGCCGAGGCCGACATCGTCGTCTTCCGCAAGTGGGAAGAGCGTCGCCTCGCCTACACCATCAACGGCCAGAAGCGCGGGACCTTCTTCCTCGCCCTCTTCAAGGCACCCCCCGCCAAGCTGATGGACCTCGAGAACGACTGCCGCCTCTCCGAGATCGTCCTCCGCCAGATGGTCCTCAAGGCCGACTACATGGGCGAGACCGAGATCGAACTCGCGCTCAAGGACGCCGAGGGAGCCGCCGAGCTCGAGGCCAAGCTCCGCGACCGTCGCGAAGAAACGCCCGCACGCTCCGGCGCCGAGTCGCTCGCCGTCCAGGCCAAGCCCGTCGCCCCCGCCGAAGAACAGGCCGAAGCGCCCCAGGCCGAGGCAGAGACCGCCGTCGCCGAGGCCGAGCAGGCACCCGCCGAAGACGACACGCCGTAA
- a CDS encoding lipoyl synthase gives MKFSLSDRILTDAPDPADYVRRKKPAWLRAPLPGGEGFARVRSLLNEHGLHTVCSSAKCPNMGECWARGTATIMILGDVCTRSCGFCHIKTGKPPVYDTDEPRRVGEMAAILRLKHIVITSVNRDELPDGGATIWAATIREIRKASPGTQVEVLIPDFCGDWDALQIVLDERPEILNHNLETVPRLYTAVRPQARYRRSLELLRRGKQQGLTVKTGIMVGIGEKDDEVLTLIDDVVEAVRVPGVAASDPETNRDPLAIPDPDRSLPYDDAWRSDPVVPLSAHPRADQLAHPAATYPGVHETCDILTIGQYLQPTKNHLPISRWVTPDAFAEYARYGKQQGLRHVESGPLVRSSYHADEQALQMA, from the coding sequence ATGAAGTTCAGTCTCTCCGACCGCATCCTCACCGACGCCCCCGACCCCGCCGACTACGTGCGTCGCAAGAAGCCCGCCTGGCTTCGCGCACCGCTCCCCGGCGGCGAGGGCTTCGCGCGCGTCCGCTCCCTCCTCAACGAGCACGGCCTCCACACCGTCTGCTCCTCCGCCAAGTGCCCCAACATGGGCGAGTGCTGGGCACGCGGCACCGCCACCATCATGATCCTTGGCGACGTCTGCACACGCTCCTGCGGCTTCTGCCACATCAAGACCGGCAAGCCACCCGTCTACGACACCGACGAGCCCCGTCGCGTCGGCGAGATGGCCGCCATCCTCAGGCTCAAGCACATCGTCATCACCTCCGTCAACCGCGACGAGCTCCCCGACGGCGGGGCAACGATCTGGGCCGCCACCATCCGCGAGATCCGCAAGGCGTCGCCCGGCACCCAGGTCGAGGTCCTCATCCCCGACTTCTGTGGCGACTGGGACGCCCTCCAGATCGTCCTCGACGAACGACCCGAGATCCTCAACCACAACCTCGAGACCGTCCCACGCCTCTACACCGCCGTCCGCCCCCAGGCCCGCTACCGGCGCTCCCTCGAACTGCTCCGACGCGGCAAGCAGCAGGGACTCACCGTCAAGACCGGCATCATGGTCGGCATCGGCGAGAAAGACGACGAGGTCCTCACCCTCATCGACGACGTTGTCGAGGCCGTGCGCGTCCCCGGCGTCGCAGCCTCCGACCCCGAAACCAACCGCGACCCGCTCGCCATCCCCGACCCCGATCGCTCGCTGCCCTACGACGACGCATGGCGATCCGACCCCGTCGTCCCCCTCAGTGCCCACCCCCGCGCCGACCAGCTCGCCCACCCCGCCGCGACGTACCCGGGCGTCCACGAGACCTGCGACATCCTTACCATCGGCCAGTACCTCCAGCCCACGAAGAACCACCTGCCGATCTCACGCTGGGTCACCCCCGACGCCTTCGCCGAGTACGCACGCTACGGCAAGCAGCAGGGCCTGCGTCACGTCGAGTCCGGCCCGCTCGTGCGTTCGAGCTATCACGCCGACGAGCAGGCGCTGCAGATGGCGTGA
- a CDS encoding NeuD/PglB/VioB family sugar acetyltransferase, with the protein MEPLIPSLDLIAVYGAGGHGRAVAEAAFLRWPDSEIVYIDDACLSPALDGRPVYLPEALSPGTPVALGIGDNAARERVGRWLMDRDQPLLLVAHPHASFSPSAEPGSGLFVGPNAVVHTGARLGAGAVVNSGAVVEHDARVGDFAHVAPGAVLGGGVFIDSGVLVGLGARVLPGVHVGERAVVAAGAVVTEDVEPEATVVGVPARPVGQVV; encoded by the coding sequence GTGGAACCACTAATTCCAAGCCTTGACCTGATCGCCGTTTACGGTGCGGGCGGTCACGGCCGTGCGGTGGCGGAGGCGGCTTTTCTGCGTTGGCCGGACAGCGAGATCGTTTACATCGATGACGCGTGTCTCTCGCCGGCGTTGGACGGCCGACCGGTTTACCTGCCCGAGGCCTTGTCGCCCGGGACGCCGGTGGCGTTGGGGATCGGCGACAACGCGGCCCGTGAGCGTGTCGGGCGGTGGCTGATGGACCGCGATCAGCCGTTGCTGCTGGTCGCTCATCCGCACGCATCGTTCAGCCCGAGTGCCGAGCCGGGCTCGGGCCTGTTCGTCGGTCCGAACGCCGTGGTGCACACGGGCGCACGTCTCGGCGCGGGCGCGGTCGTGAACTCCGGAGCCGTGGTCGAGCACGATGCGCGGGTGGGCGACTTCGCGCACGTCGCGCCGGGCGCGGTGCTGGGCGGAGGCGTGTTCATCGATTCAGGGGTTCTGGTGGGGTTGGGGGCCCGGGTTCTGCCGGGCGTGCACGTCGGCGAGCGGGCCGTGGTCGCGGCGGGCGCCGTGGTGACCGAGGACGTCGAGCCGGAAGCGACGGTGGTGGGCGTGCCGGCAAGGCCGGTGGGTCAGGTGGTCTGA
- the ispF gene encoding 2-C-methyl-D-erythritol 2,4-cyclodiphosphate synthase, with the protein MNPLRIGHGYDLHRLEPGLPLVVCGERLEHDRGCAAHSDGDVVYHAVTDAILGALAQEDIGQLFPDDAPEWKDADSRLFVAEAVRRMHTAGYTLGNIDVTVILQRPKMSPHKAAMRDNLVALLQTDPGNVNLKAKTHEKVDSLGDNRSIACHVVVLLQTT; encoded by the coding sequence GTGAACCCCCTCCGCATCGGCCACGGTTACGATCTCCACCGGCTCGAGCCCGGTCTCCCGCTTGTCGTCTGCGGTGAGCGGCTCGAACACGACCGCGGCTGCGCTGCGCACTCCGATGGCGACGTCGTCTACCACGCCGTCACCGACGCCATCCTCGGCGCCCTCGCCCAGGAAGACATCGGGCAGCTCTTCCCCGACGACGCCCCTGAGTGGAAGGACGCCGACTCACGCCTCTTTGTCGCAGAAGCCGTCAGACGCATGCACACTGCCGGTTACACGCTCGGCAACATCGACGTTACCGTCATCCTCCAGCGACCGAAAATGTCTCCCCACAAGGCCGCGATGCGCGACAACCTCGTCGCCCTGCTCCAGACCGACCCCGGCAACGTCAATCTCAAGGCCAAGACCCACGAGAAGGTGGACTCGCTCGGCGACAACCGCTCGATCGCCTGCCACGTCGTGGTCCTGCTTCAGACCACCTGA
- a CDS encoding sigma-54-dependent transcriptional regulator, translated as MTSKDEFELPTAQVLIVDDEEDHAEVMAEALQRMGHVCTLVHDLPAAEEEIRHGQFDLIVTDLVMDREDDGMKVLEAVRMHQPQAETVMVTAHGDVPTAKQAIRGGAYDFIEKPLDLDVYRTLCSNALRTVFLRAQNTDLHQRLDEKYGFEGIVGTSPGIREVITRLRQVAPTTIPVLILGESGTGKELVAQAVHNNSKRARKTFVPLNCAGLSESILEDELFGHVRGAFTGADKERQGRFEYADGGTLFLDEVGDMPLPMQAKLLRVLESGEVVRLGSNETRHVDVRLVSATNRDLEDLVKKGEFREDLYFRIKGAEVTLPALRERRDDIPVLVRHFVDKFSREYERATPEVAEDVMLALARHSWPGNVRQLINVVQNMLVIAEGDRIEPRHLPGEIRPAAADDASFAEDPNAMSLDQIEKRAIREALRISGGNREQAARSLGIGERTLYRKLKEYGLK; from the coding sequence ATGACCAGCAAGGACGAATTCGAGCTGCCCACCGCCCAGGTCCTCATCGTCGACGACGAGGAAGACCACGCCGAGGTGATGGCCGAGGCGCTCCAGCGGATGGGGCACGTCTGCACCCTCGTGCACGACCTGCCCGCCGCCGAGGAAGAGATCAGGCACGGCCAGTTCGACCTCATCGTCACCGACCTCGTCATGGACCGCGAGGACGACGGTATGAAGGTCCTCGAGGCCGTCCGCATGCACCAGCCGCAGGCCGAGACCGTCATGGTCACCGCGCACGGCGACGTCCCCACCGCCAAGCAGGCCATCCGCGGCGGCGCCTACGACTTCATCGAGAAGCCCCTCGACCTCGACGTCTACCGGACGCTCTGCTCCAACGCGCTGCGCACCGTCTTCCTCCGCGCCCAGAACACCGACCTGCACCAGCGGCTCGACGAGAAGTATGGCTTCGAGGGCATCGTCGGCACCTCGCCCGGTATCCGCGAGGTCATCACACGGCTCCGGCAGGTCGCGCCCACCACGATCCCCGTGCTGATCCTCGGCGAGTCGGGCACCGGCAAGGAACTCGTCGCCCAGGCCGTCCACAACAACTCCAAACGCGCACGCAAGACCTTTGTTCCGCTCAACTGCGCCGGCCTGAGCGAGTCCATCCTCGAGGACGAGCTCTTCGGGCACGTCCGCGGCGCCTTCACCGGAGCCGACAAGGAGCGGCAGGGCCGCTTCGAGTACGCCGACGGCGGGACCCTCTTCCTCGACGAGGTCGGCGACATGCCCCTGCCCATGCAGGCCAAGCTCCTGCGCGTCCTGGAGTCGGGCGAGGTCGTCCGACTCGGCTCCAACGAGACCCGCCACGTCGACGTCCGGCTCGTCTCCGCCACCAACCGCGACCTCGAAGACCTCGTGAAGAAGGGCGAGTTTCGCGAGGACCTCTATTTCCGCATCAAGGGCGCGGAGGTGACGCTCCCCGCGCTCCGCGAGCGACGCGACGACATCCCCGTCCTCGTCCGCCACTTCGTCGATAAGTTCTCCAGGGAGTACGAACGCGCCACCCCCGAGGTCGCCGAGGACGTCATGCTCGCGCTCGCCCGCCACAGCTGGCCCGGCAACGTCCGCCAACTCATCAACGTCGTCCAGAACATGCTCGTGATCGCCGAGGGCGACCGCATCGAGCCGCGCCACCTGCCGGGTGAGATACGGCCCGCCGCCGCCGACGACGCCAGCTTTGCCGAAGACCCCAACGCGATGAGCCTCGACCAGATCGAGAAACGTGCCATCCGCGAAGCCCTGCGCATCTCAGGCGGCAACCGCGAGCAGGCGGCCAGGTCTCTCGGCATCGGCGAACGCACCCTCTACCGCAAGCTCAAGGAGTACGGGCTCAAGTGA
- a CDS encoding menaquinone biosynthetic enzyme MqnA/MqnD family protein: MSADAVFHVGCVSYLNATPLIAGLESASGGRVRVHFDVPSGLLSGLEGGYFDLALCPVVDQFRSSAGLRLVPVGGIACRGRTHTVKLFTRRPIAQCARIAADTDSHTSVNLLRVLWPDRSPEPLELVAHDFHADPEPPAGVDGALLIGDKVVTSPPSSEAFAYTLDLGEAWLERTGLPFVFATWMARPERELGDLPDLLTAQLDRNLGDLERLAGAAAEAKGWPADLALAYLSEILHYRLAADDLRAIERFREAVANLESVRQQA, from the coding sequence ATGAGTGCGGATGCCGTTTTTCATGTTGGCTGCGTGAGTTACCTCAACGCGACACCCCTGATCGCCGGCCTTGAGTCGGCGTCGGGCGGCCGGGTGCGTGTGCATTTTGACGTGCCCTCGGGCCTGCTGTCGGGTCTGGAAGGTGGCTACTTCGACCTGGCGTTGTGCCCGGTGGTGGACCAGTTCCGGTCGTCTGCGGGTCTGCGGCTGGTGCCGGTCGGCGGGATCGCCTGCCGGGGTCGGACACACACGGTCAAGCTGTTCACGCGAAGGCCGATCGCCCAATGCGCACGGATCGCTGCGGACACGGACTCGCACACGTCGGTGAACCTGCTGCGCGTGCTCTGGCCGGACCGGAGTCCGGAGCCGCTGGAGCTGGTGGCGCATGACTTTCACGCCGATCCCGAGCCGCCCGCGGGCGTCGACGGGGCGCTGCTGATCGGTGACAAGGTGGTAACGAGCCCGCCGTCGTCGGAGGCGTTTGCCTACACGCTGGACCTCGGCGAGGCGTGGCTGGAGCGGACGGGCCTGCCTTTTGTGTTCGCGACGTGGATGGCCCGGCCCGAGCGGGAGCTGGGCGACCTGCCCGATCTGCTGACGGCGCAGCTGGACAGAAACCTGGGCGACCTCGAGCGACTCGCGGGGGCAGCGGCGGAGGCGAAGGGGTGGCCGGCGGACCTCGCACTGGCTTACCTGTCGGAGATCCTGCACTACCGGCTGGCGGCGGACGACCTCCGTGCGATCGAGCGGTTCCGCGAGGCGGTGGCCAATCTGGAATCTGTTCGCCAGCAAGCTTGA
- a CDS encoding type II toxin-antitoxin system Phd/YefM family antitoxin: protein MIRSDDITSFTDYRGRLREHHDRVRATNRPLFITRNGETEAVVLSPEAYDRYAAYVERQDLIEEIKQAEKDFAAGKGVDALE from the coding sequence ATGATTCGATCCGACGACATCACGAGCTTCACGGACTACCGGGGCCGACTGCGTGAGCACCACGACCGGGTGCGTGCGACGAACCGCCCGCTTTTTATCACGCGCAACGGCGAGACCGAGGCGGTCGTGCTCAGCCCGGAGGCGTACGACAGGTACGCGGCCTACGTCGAGCGGCAGGACCTGATCGAGGAGATCAAGCAGGCCGAGAAGGACTTCGCAGCGGGCAAGGGGGTGGATGCGCTTGAATGA
- a CDS encoding type II toxin-antitoxin system RelE/ParE family toxin, whose protein sequence is MTLSFCPRLFSTYSGRCNTCGKSTSATTRFLRWVRKLRLNAQDIGFMPHSYPLAEDLSALRGYPIRRTHYGDYTLYFRVLEDRARVEVLAFRHSRRQIPDRETD, encoded by the coding sequence ATGACGTTATCTTTCTGCCCGCGGCTCTTTTCGACATACTCCGGCAGGTGCAATACCTGCGGGAAGAGCACGTCAGCAACCACACGATTTTTGCGATGGGTCCGTAAACTGCGCCTCAACGCGCAGGACATCGGCTTCATGCCTCACAGCTACCCGCTGGCCGAAGACCTCTCGGCGCTCCGGGGCTATCCGATCCGGCGCACGCACTACGGCGACTACACCCTCTACTTCCGCGTGCTCGAAGACCGGGCTCGCGTCGAGGTCCTGGCCTTCCGCCACAGCCGCAGGCAGATACCCGACCGGGAGACCGACTGA
- a CDS encoding type II secretion system protein — translation MRPHAFTLIELIVVISIIALLIGILLPSLAAARHSARAMQCLSNIRQMEIAHYSYTHDNKGHLIRANLAHGGVTHGDFPAWFLSLSAYYGSELVVRSPLDESEHWGPFPQGEPIPNAPTTQRRQTSYGINNFLDVSTIPYGPDFQSRSEFPYYTMANVHQTSSTVHFLIMAFEGRYAGADHPHVESWFNASYPTPAIPAQQQVQINAVRGEPQTDGAVSNWGFLDGHAESVPFGELVTDVYANNFDPSARH, via the coding sequence ATGCGCCCGCACGCCTTCACACTCATCGAATTAATCGTGGTGATTTCCATCATCGCGCTGCTGATCGGGATACTGCTCCCGTCGCTGGCCGCCGCCCGTCACTCGGCGCGGGCCATGCAGTGCCTGTCGAACATTCGGCAGATGGAGATCGCCCACTATTCGTACACCCACGACAACAAGGGCCACCTCATCCGCGCCAATCTCGCCCACGGCGGCGTGACCCACGGCGACTTCCCCGCGTGGTTTTTGAGCCTCAGCGCTTACTACGGCAGCGAACTCGTCGTACGATCGCCTCTCGACGAGAGCGAGCACTGGGGACCCTTCCCGCAAGGCGAACCGATCCCCAACGCGCCCACGACCCAGCGACGACAGACCAGCTACGGCATCAACAACTTCCTCGACGTCAGCACCATCCCCTACGGGCCCGACTTTCAGAGCAGGAGTGAGTTCCCCTACTACACCATGGCCAACGTCCACCAGACCTCGTCCACGGTGCACTTCCTGATCATGGCCTTCGAGGGGCGCTACGCCGGTGCTGATCACCCGCACGTCGAGAGCTGGTTCAACGCCAGCTATCCCACGCCGGCTATCCCCGCCCAGCAGCAGGTGCAGATCAACGCCGTGCGCGGCGAACCGCAGACCGATGGTGCGGTCAGCAACTGGGGCTTCCTCGACGGTCATGCCGAATCGGTCCCCTTCGGCGAACTCGTGACCGACGTCTACGCGAACAACTTTGACCCGTCCGCACGGCATTAG